A window from Hemibagrus wyckioides isolate EC202008001 linkage group LG17, SWU_Hwy_1.0, whole genome shotgun sequence encodes these proteins:
- the trim3a gene encoding tripartite motif-containing protein 3: MPLTMAKRETGSTSPVVRQIDKQFLVCSICLEHYHNPKVLPCLHTFCERCLQNYIPPQSLTLSCPVCRQTSILPEKGVAALQNNFFITNLMEVLQREAECSQPEERSVLESASAANSAQPLSCPNHEGKVMEFYCESCETAMCLECTEGEHREHVTVPLRDVLEQHKAALKNQLDAIRNRLPQLTAAIDVVNEISRQLCERKSEAITEISNTFEELEKALHQRKNALITDLENICSTKQKVLQAQLAALLQGKENIESSCSFTEQALNHGSATEVLLVQKQMGERVAALARHAFPEQPHENGHLECQVETEGLRRSIQNLGVLITTSAVGHTSVATGEGLRHAVVGQHTTVTVTTKDKAGELVKTGSAALVAQITGPDGSVTDAEVTDNKNGTYDVGYTLSSEGEFSFSLLLYGQAVRGSPFRLRAVKASDAPHSPEDVKRRVKSPAGGGGGAHVRQKALRRPASMYSNTKKKENPIEDELIFRVGSRGRERGEFSNLQGISTSTNGRIVVADSNNQCIQVFSNDGQFKLRFGVRGRSPGQLQRPTGVTVDMNGDIIVADYDNRWITIFSSDGKFKSKIGAGKLMGPKGVAVDKNGHIIAADNKACCVFIFQSNGKLVTKFGAKGTLDRQFSDKITPTTPTEPKLSKSGPAFSPHFVAVNNKNEIIVTDFHNHSVKVYNADGEFLFKFGSHGEGNGQFNAPTGVAVDGNGNIIVADWGNSRIQVFDSSGSFLSYINTSADPLYGPQGLALTSEGHVAVADSGNHCFKVYRYLQ; the protein is encoded by the exons ATGCCTCTCACCATGGCTAAGAGGGAGACGGGCAGCACCAGCCCTGTGGTGCGACAGATAGACAAGCAGTTCCTGGTCTGCAGCATTTGTCTGGAGCACTACCACAACCCGAAGGTCCTGCCCTGTCTGCACACCTTCTGCGAGAG ATGTCTCCAGAACTACATCCCACCTCAGTCCCTCACGCTGTCCTGCCCGGTGTGCAGGCAGACCTCCATCCTGCCCGAGAAAGGTGTAGCAGCGCTGCAGAACAACTTCTTCATCACTAACCTGATGGAGGTGCTACAGAGAGAGGCCGAGTGCTCGCAGCCCGAGGAGCGCAGCGTTCTGGAGTCAGCCAGCGCCGCCAACTCGGCCCAGCCGCTGTCCTGCCCCAACCATGAAGGCAAG GTGATGGAGTTTTACTGCGAGTCGTGCGAGACAGCCATGTGTCTCGAGTGCACGGAGGGAGAACACCGCGAGCATGTGACCGTTCCTCTGCGGGATGTTCTCGAGCAACACAAAGCAGCGCTCAAGAACCAGCTGGACGCTATTCGAAACAG GCTTCCTCAGCTGACGGCAGCCATCGATGTGGTGAACGAAATCTCCAGGCAGCTGTGTGAGAGGAAGAGCGAGGCCATAACCGAGATCAGCAACACGTTCGAGGAGCTGGAGAAAGCGCTGCACCAACGCAAGAACGCCCTCATCACTGACCTGGAGAACATCTGCAGCACCAAGCAGAAG GTGCTCCAGGCTCAGCTAGCTGCTCTCCTGCAGGGGAAGGAGAATATCGAGAGCAGCTGTAGTTTCACCGAGCAGGCTCTGAACCATGGCAGTGCCACCGAGGTGCTGCTGGTGCAGAAGCagatgggagagagagtggcAGCGCTGGCGCGCCATGCTTTCCCCGAGCAGCCACACGAGAACGGGCACCTGGAGTGCCAGGTGGAGACCGAGGGCCTCCGTCGCTCCATCCAGAATCTGGGGGTTCTGATCACTACTAGTGCTGTGGGTCACACCAGCGTGGCTACCGGAGAGGGACTACGGCACGCCGTGGTGGGGCAACACACCACCGTTACTGTTACCACTAAG GACAAGGCTGGGGAGTTGGTGAAGACGGGCAGCGCAGCTCTCGTTGCACAGATCACCGGACCCGATGGCTCCGTCACTGACGCCGAGGTGACGGACAACAAGAACGGGACCTACGACGTGGGGTACACACTGTCCAGTGAGGGTGAGTTCTCCTTCTCCCTGCTGCTGTACGGCCAGGCTGTGAGGGGAAGCCCCTTCCGCTTGCGTGCCGTCAAAGCCAGCGACGCGCCGCACTCACCCGAAGATGTAAAGAGACGTGTGAAATCCCCTGCGGGGGGAGGAGGGGGGGCTCACGTCCGCCAGAAAGCACTGCGGCGTCCTGCCAGCATGTACAGTAACACCAAGAAGAAGGAGAACCCCATCGAGGACGAGCTCATCTTCAGAGTAG ggtcgAGAGGGCGTGAGCGAGGAGAGTTCTCCAACCTCCAGGGCATCTCCACATCCACCAATGGGCGTATAGTGGTGGCTGACAGCAACAACCAGTGCATACAG GTCTTCTCTAATGACGGTCAGTTCAAACTACGCTTTGGGGTCAGAGGTCGTTCGCCAGGGCAGCTGCAGCGTCCCACTGGTGTGACAGTTGACATGAATGGGGACATCATCGTAGCAGACTATGACAACAGATGGATCACAATCTTCTCTTCTGATGGAAAGTTTAAA AGTAAAATTGGAGCCGGAAAGCTGATGGGACCCAAAGGAGTAGCCGTGGACAAAAACGGTCATATCATAGCTGCAGACAACAAAGCCTGCTGCGTCTTCATCTTTCAGTCCAACGGCAAACTGGTGACCAAGTTTGGAGCCAAAGGGACATTAGACAGGCAGTTTTCAG ATAAAATTACTCCAACTACCCCAACAGAGCCAAAGCTCAGTAAATCAGGCCCTGCCTTCA GTCCCCATTTTGTGGCCGTGAACAACAAGAACGAAATAATAGTGACAGACTTCCATAATCACTCCGTTAAG GTGTATAACGCAGACGGCGAGTTCCTGTTCAAGTTCGGCTCTCATGGAGAAGGTAACGGTCAGTTTAACGCTCCGACTGGAGTGGCAGTGGATGGGAATGGAAACATCATTGTTGCAGACTGGGGGAACAGCAGGATCCAG gtgTTTGACAGCTCGGGCTCGTTCCTGTCGTACATCAACACGTCAGCAGACCCGCTGTACGGTCCTCAGGGTCTGGCTCTCACCTCCGAAGGACACGTGGCCGTGGCGGACTCGGGGAACCACTGCTTCAAAGTCTACCGCTACCTGCAGTAG